The nucleotide window TTCCGGAGCTAAGGAAGTAAAGAACAATGTACAGGAACATATCGGGAAGGTGGGTTCCGCGCTTGCCAAAGGTTTGCTTATGGGAGCGAGGGGCAACTCAGGAGTCATCCTGTCCCAATTATTCCGCGGATTTGCGAAAGCAATTGAAACAAAGCCGGTTGTAACAGCTGTTGAATTTGCTTCTGCATTAAACGCGGGTGTGGAGACTGCTTATAAAGCAGTTATGAAGCCGGTTGAGGGAACGATTTTAACAGTGGCCAAAGATGCTGCAAGGCATGCTGTTGCAGTTGCGCCAAACCACGAAAGCATTGACGGACTTATGGAAGAGGTTCTTAAAGAAGCAAAGGCTTCATTGAATCGTACGCCAGATTTGCTGCCGGTCCTAAAGGAAGTAGGAGTAGTAGACAGCGGCGGACAAGGCCTTGTTTTCGTTTATGAAGGTTTTCTTGCAGAATTGAAGGGCGAAAAGCTTCCTGACTCCCCATCTGCGATGCCGAATATGACTGAGCTTGTAAGCGCCGAGCACCATAAGAGCGTCCAGAGCCACATGAATACTGAGGATATTGAATTCGGCTATTGTACCGAATTCATGGTTAAACTTGAGGGGAAAGAGACATTCTCTGAGGAGAATTTCCGTCAGGACTTGAGCAAATATGGAGATTCTCTTCTCGTCATTTCCGACGAAGAGGTCGTAAAAGTACATATCCACTCAGAACAGCCTGGCGATGTATTGTCATATGGACAAAAATACGGAAGCCTCATCAATATGAAAATTGAAAATATGCGTCAGCAGCATACAGATATTGTCGGTGAACCGACAACACCTTTGCGCACACAGGCTAATGAACCAAAGAAAGAAAAGCAGGAATATGGAATCGTCGCTGTCTCGATGGGTTCCGGAATTGCTGAACTTTTCCGCAGCATTGGTGCCAACGCCGTGATCGAAGGCGGCCAGACGATGAATCCGAGCACCGAGGACATCATCAAGGCTGTCAAAGAGGTGAACGCACGCAAGGTCATCATCCTGCCGAACAATAAAAATATCATCATGGCTGCAGAACAGGCTGCCGAGGTAGCGGAGGAAGAAGTGGTAGTCATCCCTTCGAAAACTGTGCCTCAGGGAATGACAGCATTGCTTTCATTCAATCCATCAGCCGATCCTGCCGCAAATAAAGATGCCATGTCAGAAGCGATGCAGCATGTGAAAACGGGCCAGCTGACTTATGCAGTTCGTGACACCAGCATCGACGGACTTGAAATCTCAACCGGAGATTTCATGGGCCTGGCGGATGGGAAAATTGTCTTGAAAGATCGTGATAAAGTTAAAGCAGCAAAGGACCTGCTGGACCAGATGCTCGATGAAGACACTGAAATCCTGACCATCCTTAAAGGGGAAGATGCTTCAGATGATGATGTTGATTCCATCGTTGAGTTTGTTGAGGGCAAGTATGGAGATGTTGAGATAGAAGTCCATAATGGAGAACAGCCATTATACGCCTTCATCTTCGCGATTGAATAATTAATCCGATGTCGGAGAATCTCCGGCTGGACAAATAAAATTGTAATATGATACTAAGAAATAGAAGGGGAATCCCCTTCTATTTCGTTTTGTATATAAAAGGATTGTTTCCGCATTCATATGTGAAAAGGTAAACGTAAGAACAGCTGTAGATTCGGATACGCAGTGGGTGGACAACAGGGGGAAAAGCAGACTATTTTGCATGGTCATGTCTGATTCCACGTAAAACAAATAACATCAATACTCCAGAAACAGCGTAAGGAGGGGGAGCGGCAGCACCGATTGGCCGGGAGCTGGAGGCCAAGAGTTTCGGCACACCGCTTGAATAATGTGAATGAACAACTAAAGCAACCAGTAACAGCAATAAAAGGAATCGGCAATGAAATGGCGGAGACTCTGGCGGATATGCACATCAGGACTGTCGGTGATCTGCTCGAATACTTCCCATATCGTTACGAAGATTATCGGCTTAAGGATCTGGCAGAAGTTAAGCATGACGAAAGAGTCACGGTGGAGGGCAAGGTGCACAGTGAGCCTGCACTTGTCTATTACGGCCGCAAAAAGAATCGGCTTACCGTCAGGCTGCTCGTGGGCCGTTACTTAATCATTGCAACTTTCTTTAACCAGCCTTATTTAAAACAAAAAATAACCGTCGGAGAGACGATTACAGTCACGGGGAAATGGGATCAGCATAGACAGACGATCACAGCCAGTCAAATGTCATTGGGAGAGCATGCTCAAAGCCAGGATTTTGAACCGGTTTACGCAGTGAAAGGAAAAATGACCGTAAAAACGATCAGAAGGCTGATCAAGCAGGCTTTTTCTCAGTTCGGGCATGAAATAGACGAAATATTGCCGGCAGAGCTTTTGCAAAAATATAAGCTGCTGAACCGCAGGGATGCCTTAAGAATCATGCACCTGCCTTCAGGTTCTGACGAAATGAAACAGGCGAGAAGAAGATTTGTTTACGAGGAGTTTCTTTTATTCCAGCTTAAAATGCAGTCATTACGGAAACTGGAACGGGAACAGAGTCCCGGAATTTCGTTCTCCTATGAATTGGACAAGCTGAAACAATTTATCGGCGGACTGCCTTTCCCGTTAACGGGCGCACAAAAGCGAGTAGTCAATGAGATCCTCGGTGACATGAAATCTCCATACCGTATGAATCGCCTCCTTCAAGGTGATGTTGGTTCAGGTAAAACGGTGGTCGCGGCGATTGCCCTTTATGCTGCTAAGACAGCTGGCTACCAAGGAGCATTGATGGTCCCAACAGAAATACTGGCTGAACAACACTCTCAGTCCCTGACACAGCTGCTTGAGCCATTCGGTGTTAAAGCGGCTCTGCTGACAAGCTCGGTAAAAGGCAAACGGCGAAGAGAGATGCTCGAGCAGCTGAAGCAGGGTGATATTGATGTATTGATTGGCACGCACGCCTTGATCCAGGATGAAGTGGACTTCCAACGCCTCGGTCTTGTCATCACAGATGAACAACATCGATTTGGGGTTGAACAAAGGCGGGTTCTCAGGGAGAAAGGTGAAAATCCCGATGTCTTGTTCATGACCGCAACACCAATCCCGAGGACATTGGCAATCACGGTCTTCGGTGAAATGGATGTCTCGGTGATCGATGAAATGCCGGCTGGACGCAAGACGATCGAAACGTATTGGGCCAAGCACGAGATGCTTGAGCGGGTGCTCGCCTTCATGGAAAAGGAACTGGCAAAAGGAAGGCAGGCATATGTGATATGCCCATTGATCGAGGAGTCAGATAAGCTTGATGTCCAGAATGCGATCGATGTCCACAGCACCCTGAGTTTCTATTTTAAGGACCGTTTTCAGGTTGGCCTGATGCATGGACGACTCCATTCCGACGAAAAAGACCAGGTGATGAAGTCCTTCAGTGAAAATGAAGTGCAAGTGCTCGTCTCCACTACCGTCGTTGAAGTAGGGGTGAATGTCCCGAACGCGACAGTGATGCTCATATATGATGCCGAAAGATTTGGTCTGTCACAGCTTCATCAGCTTAGAGGAAGGGTTGGCCGTGGAAGTGACCAATCATATTGCATTTTGCTCGCCGATCCGAAAAGCGAAGTCGGGAAAGAACGCATGAAAATCATGTCTGAAACGAATGATGGCTTTGTTCTTAGTGAGAAGGATCTGGAGCTGCGCGGCCCTGGAGATTTCTTCGGAAAAAAACAAAGCGGACTGCCAGAATTCAAAGTGGCGGACATGGTCCATGACTACCGTGCACTGGAAACAGCGAGGAATGATGCGTCCTTGCTGGTGCAGTCAGGAGCTTTCTGGCAAAGCGAAAAATATCGTTCATTGAGAGAATATTTGGCGGAGTCAGGTGCACTGGCAAATGAAAAACTGGATTGATTCAAACCCAATCTATTAATTTTTAGAAGAATGATAGAGCGGAAGCAGTCATCTGCTTCCTTTTTTGATGGCTCTGTTAAAGCTGAAGTTGATTTTTAAACCCTGTTGATTGTAGTGGAATACGCGTAGACACCCGCGGGCTTAGCGCCATCCCCGCGGAAAGCGAAGCGCCTGGAACGGAAATCCACAGTCTTGTATAACAGGGTCTTTTTACTAAAAATATTTCTTCTTGCAATCTTTTTTTATAATATATATACTACTATTAGTACCTAGTCTTAATAGCTCGGGCGGTGTTTTTAGATGAAACGCAATAAAAAAGATCGGCAGTCACTGCTGACTGATACGATAAAAGATAACCCATTCATAACAGATGAAGAGCTGGCCGAAAAATTTGCTGTCAGCATCCAGACGATCAGACTGGACAGACTCGAATTGTCTATACCTGAACTCAGGGAGAGAATCAAGAACGTTGCTGAAAAACGTTTTGAAGACGAAGTCCGTTCATTGCCGCTGGAAGAAGTAATTGGAGAAATCATCGATATTGAACTTGATCAAAGTGCAATTTCCATACTTGATATAAAAAGAGAACATGTTTTTAAACGAAATAAAATTGCCAGAGGACACCATTTGTTTGCCCAGGCGAATTCATTGGCGGTTGCTGTGATCAATGATGAGCTGGCGCTGACTGCAAAATCGAGTATCCAGTTTACCAGATCGGTAAAAGAAGGTGAACGGGTCATCGCTAAAGCGAGGGTCACAAAAATCGATAGTGATAATGGGCGGACGAATGTGGAAGTGATGAGTTACGTAAATAATGAACTTGTCTTCAAAGGCGAATTTGAAATGTACAGATCAAATAATGAGAAGTAAGGGATGAAAAGCGATGAGGCTTGCAATAGATGCGATGGGCGGAGACAATGCACCAAAAGAAATCGTCCTCGGAGCAATGAAGGCAGTAGAGAACTTCAAAGACATACATATCCTCCTTGTAGGTGACGAGAAAAAAATCAGGGAGCATTTGACGACCGAAGATAGGATTGAAATTCTCCATACTGAAGAGGTCATCCTGGGAACAGATGAACCTGTAAGGGCTGTTCGCCGTAAAAAGACTGCGTCCATGGTTTTGGCGGCGCAGCAGGTAGCAGACGGAAAAGCTGACGCTTGCATTTCAGCCGGAAACACTGGAGCTCTGATGGCTGCAGGATTGTTTGTGGTCGGACGGATCAATGGCATAGAACGGCCCGCACTTGCTCCTACACTTCCGACGATCGGGGGAGAAGGCTTCCTGCTTCTGGATGTTGGCGCAAATGCTGACGCCAAGCCGGAGCACCTTGTCCAATATGCGATCATGGGCTCGATCTACAGTGAGAAAGCAAGAGGGATTGAACGCCCGCGAGTTGGATTGCTGAATATCGGCACAGAAGAGAAGAAGGGAAATGAATTAGTAAGGAGCACCTTCGAATTACTTAAGGACACAGATATCAATTTCATCGGCAATGTTGAAGCGAGAGACTTGCTGGATGGTGTAGCAGATGTGGTTGTGGCGGACGGATTCACCGGCAATATGGTGCTGAAGACAATCGAAGGAACGGCAATGTCAGTATTTAAAATGCTGAAATCGGCCCTGACATCAAGCTTCAAAAGTAAGATGGCTGCCGCAGTCCTGAAGCCGGACCTCGCTCAGTTGAAAAATAAGATGGATTACACAGAATACGGTGGCGCCGGATTATTCGGATTGAAAGCCCCGGTCATTAAGGCACATGGATCATCGGATGCGAATGCCGTTTTCAACTCAATCCGGCAGGCCAGAGAAATGGTTGAAAAAGATGTTTCAGGCACGATCAGGACAGCTGTTGAAAAAAGAGAAGGCGTCATTCAGTAGGAGCGACTGGATAAAATAAACGATAAAGGGGAATCTTTCATGGGGAAAATCGCGTTTTTATTTCCGGGCCAGGGGTCACAGACTGTTGGCATGGGGCAGGCACTTGCGGAGTCCGAGCAAGCAGTTTCCGAAACATTTAATAAAGCGGATGAAGTCCTTGGGGAGTCTTTGAGCAAATTGATTTTTGAAGGCCCTCAGGAAAAGCTGACTCTAACAACAAATGCTCAGCCTGCACTCCTGACAACAAGCATTGCCATCCTGAAATATTTCAGCCAATTTGGAATCAAGCCGGACTATACCGCTGGGCATAGCCTAGGGGAATATTCTGCACTTGTAGCATCGGAGGCGTTATCCTTTGAGGATGCTGTTTACGCAGTCCGCCAGCGTGGTGAGTTCATGGAAGAAGCGGTGCCAAATGGAGAGGGCACGATGGCAGCCGTCCTTGGAATGGATCGCGATAAACTTATGGATGTGACCGAGACAGTATCGGCGGGTGGTAATCCTGTTCAGCTGGCCAATTTAAATTGCCCGGGGCAAATTGTCATTTCAGGTTCCAAATCTGGAGTGGAAGAAGCGTCTGTCAAAGCAAAGGAAGCAGGAGCAAAACGGGTCATTCCACTCGATGTGAGCGGGCCATTCCATTCTTCGCTAATGAAGCCTGCAGCCGAACGATTTGAAGCAGTACTGGATAATATTTCACTAAAGGATGCCTCAACCCCGGTGATTGGCAATGTGACTGCTGAACCGATGACAGAAGCATCTGAAATTAAAAAGAGATTGGTAGAGCAGCTTTACTCTCCTGTGCTGTGGGAGGATTCCGTGTCAAAGATGCTTGAGCTCGGAGTTGATACTTTTGTAGAAATTGGACCTGGCAAGGTGTTGTCCGGGCTAGTAAAAAAAGTGGACCGCTCTGCTAGGACATTCGCAATTTATGATGCGGAAACTTGTGCCGCGGCCGTGGCTGCATTGAAGGAGGAGAAGGAATGAGACTTGAAGGTAAAGTAGCGCTTGTAACTGGCGCATCACGTGGAATTGGCCGGGAAATCGCCTTTGAACTTGCCCGGGAAGGAGCCTCAGTTGCTGTCAATTATGCCGGCAGCGAAGCGAAAGCACTAGAAGTGGTCGATGGAATCAAAGCGATGGGCCGAGATGCTTTCGCGATCCAGGCAGATGTTTCCAGTTCCGACTCAGTCACTGAGATGGTAAAAGAAACAATCGAACATTTCGGGAAACTCGACATACTTGTCAACAATGCGGGTATTACAAAAGATAACCTGTTGATGAGAATGAAAGAATCCGAGTGGGATGATGTCATCAACATTAACCTTAAAGGTGTCTTCCTT belongs to Mesobacillus sp. AQ2 and includes:
- the fapR gene encoding transcription factor FapR; this translates as MKRNKKDRQSLLTDTIKDNPFITDEELAEKFAVSIQTIRLDRLELSIPELRERIKNVAEKRFEDEVRSLPLEEVIGEIIDIELDQSAISILDIKREHVFKRNKIARGHHLFAQANSLAVAVINDELALTAKSSIQFTRSVKEGERVIAKARVTKIDSDNGRTNVEVMSYVNNELVFKGEFEMYRSNNEK
- a CDS encoding DAK2 domain-containing protein: MSINVLDGKRFAEMVIQGANHLAANAKYVDALNVFPVPDGDTGTNMNLSMTSGAKEVKNNVQEHIGKVGSALAKGLLMGARGNSGVILSQLFRGFAKAIETKPVVTAVEFASALNAGVETAYKAVMKPVEGTILTVAKDAARHAVAVAPNHESIDGLMEEVLKEAKASLNRTPDLLPVLKEVGVVDSGGQGLVFVYEGFLAELKGEKLPDSPSAMPNMTELVSAEHHKSVQSHMNTEDIEFGYCTEFMVKLEGKETFSEENFRQDLSKYGDSLLVISDEEVVKVHIHSEQPGDVLSYGQKYGSLINMKIENMRQQHTDIVGEPTTPLRTQANEPKKEKQEYGIVAVSMGSGIAELFRSIGANAVIEGGQTMNPSTEDIIKAVKEVNARKVIILPNNKNIIMAAEQAAEVAEEEVVVIPSKTVPQGMTALLSFNPSADPAANKDAMSEAMQHVKTGQLTYAVRDTSIDGLEISTGDFMGLADGKIVLKDRDKVKAAKDLLDQMLDEDTEILTILKGEDASDDDVDSIVEFVEGKYGDVEIEVHNGEQPLYAFIFAIE
- the recG gene encoding ATP-dependent DNA helicase RecG, whose translation is MAGSWRPRVSAHRLNNVNEQLKQPVTAIKGIGNEMAETLADMHIRTVGDLLEYFPYRYEDYRLKDLAEVKHDERVTVEGKVHSEPALVYYGRKKNRLTVRLLVGRYLIIATFFNQPYLKQKITVGETITVTGKWDQHRQTITASQMSLGEHAQSQDFEPVYAVKGKMTVKTIRRLIKQAFSQFGHEIDEILPAELLQKYKLLNRRDALRIMHLPSGSDEMKQARRRFVYEEFLLFQLKMQSLRKLEREQSPGISFSYELDKLKQFIGGLPFPLTGAQKRVVNEILGDMKSPYRMNRLLQGDVGSGKTVVAAIALYAAKTAGYQGALMVPTEILAEQHSQSLTQLLEPFGVKAALLTSSVKGKRRREMLEQLKQGDIDVLIGTHALIQDEVDFQRLGLVITDEQHRFGVEQRRVLREKGENPDVLFMTATPIPRTLAITVFGEMDVSVIDEMPAGRKTIETYWAKHEMLERVLAFMEKELAKGRQAYVICPLIEESDKLDVQNAIDVHSTLSFYFKDRFQVGLMHGRLHSDEKDQVMKSFSENEVQVLVSTTVVEVGVNVPNATVMLIYDAERFGLSQLHQLRGRVGRGSDQSYCILLADPKSEVGKERMKIMSETNDGFVLSEKDLELRGPGDFFGKKQSGLPEFKVADMVHDYRALETARNDASLLVQSGAFWQSEKYRSLREYLAESGALANEKLD
- the plsX gene encoding phosphate acyltransferase PlsX gives rise to the protein MRLAIDAMGGDNAPKEIVLGAMKAVENFKDIHILLVGDEKKIREHLTTEDRIEILHTEEVILGTDEPVRAVRRKKTASMVLAAQQVADGKADACISAGNTGALMAAGLFVVGRINGIERPALAPTLPTIGGEGFLLLDVGANADAKPEHLVQYAIMGSIYSEKARGIERPRVGLLNIGTEEKKGNELVRSTFELLKDTDINFIGNVEARDLLDGVADVVVADGFTGNMVLKTIEGTAMSVFKMLKSALTSSFKSKMAAAVLKPDLAQLKNKMDYTEYGGAGLFGLKAPVIKAHGSSDANAVFNSIRQAREMVEKDVSGTIRTAVEKREGVIQ
- the fabD gene encoding ACP S-malonyltransferase, which translates into the protein MGKIAFLFPGQGSQTVGMGQALAESEQAVSETFNKADEVLGESLSKLIFEGPQEKLTLTTNAQPALLTTSIAILKYFSQFGIKPDYTAGHSLGEYSALVASEALSFEDAVYAVRQRGEFMEEAVPNGEGTMAAVLGMDRDKLMDVTETVSAGGNPVQLANLNCPGQIVISGSKSGVEEASVKAKEAGAKRVIPLDVSGPFHSSLMKPAAERFEAVLDNISLKDASTPVIGNVTAEPMTEASEIKKRLVEQLYSPVLWEDSVSKMLELGVDTFVEIGPGKVLSGLVKKVDRSARTFAIYDAETCAAAVAALKEEKE